Proteins encoded together in one Nostoc sp. PCC 7524 window:
- a CDS encoding DUF4351 domain-containing protein, whose amino-acid sequence MTRFIHDQFSKDYLEELLKPFGIVQAPSRVAAEVKEIDVLFTPIPTQTTNLNTLGILGSMATTPAIFEPFRNPTSIEEIKDCLSKSLEVNKAIQREANRNKSKISDSEIPQQWILTLTASETIIAGFGGVLKSDWVEGVYFLPEYFRTAIVVIHQLPSIPETLWLRILGRGKVQQRAIDELTALPANHPFQRVTLELLYSLQQNLRINQNIETEDRELVMRLAPLYQEDRERARQEGLQQGLQQGVQQGLQQGEQQLIVRQLNRRLGNIDSSLIEQIQQLSIEQLESLGEALLDFATVADLELWLRQKQNTTNQ is encoded by the coding sequence ATGACCAGATTCATCCATGACCAATTTTCCAAAGACTACCTAGAAGAACTACTCAAACCATTCGGAATAGTCCAAGCACCAAGTCGAGTCGCAGCAGAAGTCAAAGAAATAGACGTATTATTCACACCAATTCCCACACAAACAACCAACTTAAACACCTTGGGAATATTAGGCTCAATGGCCACAACCCCAGCCATATTTGAACCATTCCGCAACCCCACATCCATCGAAGAAATTAAAGATTGTCTATCAAAATCATTAGAAGTAAACAAGGCAATTCAGCGAGAAGCAAATCGCAACAAAAGCAAAATATCAGACTCAGAAATTCCCCAACAATGGATACTCACACTCACCGCATCAGAAACAATCATTGCTGGTTTTGGTGGAGTTCTCAAATCAGATTGGGTAGAGGGAGTGTACTTTTTACCTGAATATTTCCGCACAGCCATAGTTGTAATTCATCAGTTACCATCTATTCCCGAAACACTATGGTTGAGAATCCTGGGACGTGGGAAAGTGCAGCAACGCGCAATTGATGAATTAACAGCACTACCAGCAAATCACCCATTCCAAAGAGTGACGCTAGAATTACTTTATAGCCTGCAACAAAATTTGCGAATCAACCAGAATATCGAAACAGAAGACCGGGAGTTAGTGATGAGATTAGCACCACTGTATCAGGAAGACAGAGAACGCGCCAGACAAGAAGGTTTACAACAAGGCTTACAGCAAGGTGTACAGCAAGGTTTGCAACAAGGAGAACAACAGTTAATTGTGCGCCAATTAAATCGAAGACTGGGAAACATCGATTCATCTCTCATCGAGCAAATTCAACAATTATCTATTGAACAATTAGAATCTCTGGGAGAAGCATTATTAGATTTTGCCACAGTCGCAGATTTAGAACTCTGGTTAAGACAAAAACAAAACACTACCAATCAATAA
- a CDS encoding dienelactone hydrolase family protein translates to MTELVLDTKTVKIPHDSLQITAYLAQPQAPGSYPGVVVLQEIFGVNEHIRDVTERIAKLGYVAIAPALFQRVAPGFETGYTPEDIEIGRKYAWEQTQVSQLLGDIQAAIDYLKTLPQVKPDGFGCIGFCFGGHVAYLAATLPDITATASFYGAGIPTRTPGNGNPSITRTPDIKGTIYVFFGTADASIPSDHVNQITTELEKYNIYHRMFRYDGADHGFFCDRRASYHPAAAADAWEQVKQLFGTVLTA, encoded by the coding sequence ATGACTGAGCTAGTATTAGACACTAAAACCGTGAAGATTCCCCATGATAGCTTGCAAATAACTGCTTATTTAGCACAGCCACAAGCACCGGGTTCTTACCCAGGGGTGGTGGTTTTACAAGAAATTTTTGGTGTGAATGAGCATATTCGGGACGTGACAGAACGGATTGCCAAGTTGGGATATGTAGCGATCGCCCCAGCATTGTTTCAACGTGTCGCCCCTGGTTTTGAAACAGGCTATACCCCTGAAGATATTGAAATCGGCAGAAAATACGCCTGGGAACAAACTCAAGTATCCCAGTTACTCGGTGATATTCAAGCAGCCATCGACTATCTCAAAACCCTCCCCCAAGTCAAACCAGATGGTTTTGGCTGCATCGGCTTTTGTTTTGGTGGTCATGTAGCATATCTTGCTGCCACTCTCCCAGATATTACAGCTACAGCTTCCTTCTACGGCGCTGGAATTCCCACACGCACACCCGGTAATGGCAATCCCAGTATCACCCGTACCCCAGATATTAAAGGCACAATTTATGTGTTTTTTGGCACGGCAGATGCAAGCATTCCCTCAGATCATGTCAATCAGATTACAACAGAGTTAGAAAAATACAACATTTACCATCGTATGTTCCGCTACGATGGAGCTGACCACGGATTTTTCTGTGACCGTCGTGCCAGTTATCATCCCGCAGCTGCGGCTGATGCTTGGGAGCAAGTTAAGCAACTGTTCGGCACTGTGCTAACTGCATAG
- a CDS encoding DUF4351 domain-containing protein yields MTRFIHDQFSKDYLEELLKPFGTVQAPSRVAAEVKEIDVLFTPIPTQTANLNTLGILGSMATTPAIFEPFRNPASVDEIGDCISKLLEIKSAMQREAKRNQIKILEAEIPQLWILTPTASENTISGYGGQLKSDWGDGVYFLPKYFRTAIVVIHQLPSIPETLWLRILGRGRVQQQAIDELAALPANHPFVRVTLELLYNLQQNLRINQNIETEDRELVMRLAPLYQEDRERARQEGVQQGLQQGLQQGLQQGEQQLILRQLNRRLGNIDLSMVEQVQRLSTEQLEALGEALLDFSTVADLEVWLSQEQDTTNQ; encoded by the coding sequence ATGACCAGATTCATCCATGACCAATTCTCCAAAGACTACCTAGAAGAACTACTAAAACCATTCGGAACAGTCCAAGCACCAAGTAGAGTAGCAGCAGAAGTCAAAGAAATAGACGTATTATTCACACCAATTCCCACACAAACAGCCAACTTAAACACCTTGGGAATATTAGGCTCAATGGCCACAACACCAGCCATATTTGAACCATTCCGCAACCCCGCATCAGTAGACGAAATTGGCGATTGTATCTCTAAGTTATTAGAAATCAAGAGTGCAATGCAGCGAGAAGCAAAGCGCAATCAAATTAAAATACTAGAAGCAGAAATTCCCCAACTGTGGATACTCACACCTACCGCCTCCGAAAATACCATTTCAGGGTATGGTGGGCAACTAAAATCAGATTGGGGAGATGGAGTGTACTTTTTACCCAAGTATTTCCGCACAGCCATAGTTGTAATTCATCAGTTACCATCTATTCCCGAAACACTATGGCTAAGAATACTAGGACGTGGGAGAGTACAGCAACAAGCAATTGATGAATTAGCAGCACTGCCAGCCAATCATCCCTTTGTGAGAGTGACGCTAGAATTACTCTATAACCTACAACAAAACTTGAGAATCAATCAAAATATCGAAACAGAAGATAGGGAGTTAGTGATGAGATTAGCACCATTGTATCAGGAAGACAGAGAACGAGCTAGACAAGAAGGTGTACAACAAGGCTTACAACAAGGTTTACAACAAGGTTTACAACAAGGAGAACAACAGCTAATTCTGCGCCAGTTAAATCGACGCTTGGGAAATATCGATTTATCTATGGTCGAACAGGTTCAAAGATTGTCTACTGAGCAGTTAGAAGCATTAGGAGAAGCATTGTTAGATTTCTCCACAGTAGCGGATTTAGAAGTTTGGTTAAGCCAAGAACAAGACACAACAAATCAGTAA
- a CDS encoding GntR family transcriptional regulator: MIQFRIQPDSEIPASTQLFNQIRFAIASRQYPPGYKLPSTRALAMQTGLHRNTISKVYRQLEEDGFVESLAGSGIYVRAQGHEGGSRLQSPILQQYPEAAKVLQQALDELLSQGCTLHQAREIFLAEIDWRLRCSARVLVAVPSQDMGVGELMVYELEEALQIPVQLVTIQELAAVLDKTTSATVVTSRYFINDVEAIAAPKAVRVIPVDIYDYTREINLLKTLPKDNCVGIVSLSSGINHQAEVILHGLRGDDLLVMTTQPKDTYKLQAIVKRAEVIISDQASFAIVQATLQAAADDIIRPPKLIKVENYIGTNSINLLKRELGLG; the protein is encoded by the coding sequence ATGATTCAATTCCGTATTCAGCCAGACAGTGAAATTCCCGCATCAACCCAGCTATTTAACCAAATTCGCTTTGCGATCGCTTCCCGGCAATATCCACCCGGATACAAATTACCCAGCACCAGGGCATTGGCGATGCAAACGGGATTACACCGCAATACCATCAGTAAAGTTTATCGTCAGCTAGAAGAAGACGGTTTTGTAGAGAGTCTAGCTGGTTCCGGAATTTATGTCCGCGCCCAAGGACATGAAGGTGGTAGCAGGCTGCAATCACCGATATTGCAACAGTATCCCGAAGCAGCGAAAGTTTTGCAGCAAGCCCTGGATGAACTACTCAGCCAAGGATGCACACTCCATCAAGCACGGGAAATATTTCTAGCAGAAATTGACTGGCGTTTACGTTGTAGTGCGCGGGTATTAGTGGCGGTTCCCTCTCAAGATATGGGTGTAGGTGAGTTAATGGTTTATGAACTGGAAGAAGCCCTACAAATACCAGTGCAGCTAGTAACAATCCAAGAACTAGCGGCGGTACTCGATAAAACTACCTCAGCGACAGTAGTTACCAGTCGCTATTTTATCAATGACGTAGAAGCGATCGCCGCTCCCAAGGCTGTGCGAGTAATTCCTGTAGATATCTACGACTACACCAGAGAAATCAACCTCCTGAAAACCCTGCCAAAAGATAACTGCGTAGGTATAGTTAGCCTCAGTTCTGGAATTAACCACCAAGCAGAAGTCATTCTCCACGGCTTACGCGGTGACGACTTACTGGTAATGACTACTCAACCAAAAGATACATATAAATTGCAGGCCATTGTCAAGCGAGCAGAGGTGATTATTAGTGATCAAGCTAGTTTTGCCATAGTGCAAGCTACTCTACAAGCTGCTGCCGATGATATCATTCGTCCACCCAAACTGATTAAAGTGGAGAATTACATCGGTACAAATTCCATTAACTTGCTGAAGCGAGAATTAGGATTGGGTTAA